Sequence from the Nitrososphaerota archaeon genome:
ATGCTTCGAAGATGTAAGAATCTTGTGGGTTAATTAATAACATATTAGCTGCTGAGATGTTAGTAGAAGTGTAGATTGTGTTTGCAACTTTATCTATAGCAAGTTTGATGTTCTTATACCATTCTTTTTGACCGAATGTGAAGTTTGATGGTGGGATTACTGGGAATACAGATTTATGACCTTGATTTTTAAGTAATGCAGCAGCAACTGCTTGTTGTATATTTCTCATTGTTTCAATATCTATATCTAAAGCAATTTGTTGACCCATAGTTGCAATCATGTTTGACTGTACATCTAAGTCATACATTGCTTTAACGTCTTGTTCGAATTGGATTGACCAAGAAGTAGTGATCTGTCTATCCATCACTTTTAATGTAATTTTATCTATAGTGAATTCTACTTCTGGTAAAATATCTAATGTTTCAACAGCGTATGCGAATCTTACAAGGAAATGAGTTATAGTAGTTACAGAAGAACCAGTTTCTGGTATATAAGTTAAAGTAAGTAAATGTCTTTTAGAGTTTACATCAATATCAACTTTACCAATTACTCTACCAACTATTTGACCATTGTTGTCATAAACAGTACCATCAATTGTATTATCTACTGTTAATCTTGCAGTTCCGAAGTTATCATTTAATGCAGATGAGTTAACTACAGTATATACAACTGGTGTTGAACCTGAAGCATCTGCAACACCATATAATTCAAATGTAGCAGGTTGTAGCATGTGTTTTCCACTATCAGGATTACAATCTGCAGCATTTCCTGTTATAGAACAAACTGGAACTTTATAAGCTATATTATTAGTAGCCTGTATTCCATTTATAACTGATGTAGATGTAACAGTAGATTGAACAACTGTCATAGTTACATCATCATATCTTACACCAGATACAAAATTCTGTTCACCTATCTTTCTAAATATAGGTTTAATAAATGATTTAATTACTTCTGGTTTGTTAATAGGTTCTACAGTTAAAGCTTCTCTAGTTACAAGTCTTGGATAGAATACAGATAATAATGGTATAGAGAGTGTTTCATAATAAGTTATGTTACCACCTCTAGCTAATGCAGATTCAAGTAGGTTTATTCTTGTTGAATTTGCAAGTGTTGAAAATTCAGATGCAGTTCTAGGATCCATGTAAGAGCTTAATGTTCCTACATACTTTTTAAATGCTGATTCGTTAACGAGAATGTTTCCATAGTATCTTTGAGGTGATATTGGGCCTCTAGAACCTGTTGCTTTGTAATTTGCTTCAGACAACAGGTACTTAACGTCGTCAGTTTTAATAATCATACTGCTTACCTCCACTTCTAAAATTTTTTCAGATGTGTTTGATACATCCAGATTCTTATAACAATAAAAATAGGTAAGAAAGTAAGATAAGCAGTATGATTAAATTATAATCTAATAATTTATAATTAGAAAACTTAAGAGATGATACAAACTAAAAAATAATATTCTAGAGAAGAAAAATTTCTACAGATATTACTAAACAATTATAAGATTCTATGTTATTTTGAATGTTAGAGAACTATCATTATAAACAGTGAAGTTTTTTATAGTATGTTTATTCTGTTCTTTATCATATAGAATAATTAAGTAGTTTCCTTTCTTTAAATTTACATCTATTCTACTATTTTCATTAACAGTATCTACTTTTATAATATTTCCGAACTTAGTATCCATAATTATAAACTTCATCATAGTAATCTCCATATATAATATGAATTTCAGATGTGTTAGTAGAGAAAAGTGTATATATATCTTTATAGTGAAAATTGATTTTGTCTCGTTCTAGATATTTCTCAACTTGTATAAGTATAAGTAGTTTACAAAAAAAGATGGGAAGGTAGCTTGGAGACTTTGTAGAGAACTACAAAGTCTCTTCATTTTCTAGCAACAAATTACTAATAATACAAGCTATTTTGTCATACTCATTAGTTGACGGAGACCTCTATAAACCTCTATGAGGTCTCCGTTTTCTATTTCCTTTATTCGAGCTTGGATTTTAATTCCATTCTCAGGTAGAACATTTGTGAATGTAAGGTTAAGATTATATTTCCTCTTATATGTTCTACCATATGTTTCTGTAGCGAGAAAAACTCTTTTCTTTAGAAACTTGATGTAGAATGTCCCATTCTTTTCTAATATTTCTAAATCATAAAATTGTTTATCTTCAGTTAGCAATTCTGGAATTTTTTCGATAATTTTATTTTCTAGATCGTCTATAGTCTGTGCTTCAATAACTAGACTATTCAGATACTTCCCTTGGGGGAATCCTCTTAATCTAATTTTTTTCATTACTGAATGTGATGAATTTATCTTTCTCCCGTCGAGTAGTACCTTTGGTACTACTCTGATTTCAATCGTTAATGGATCGTGTGTTTCATAAGAACTAATAAAATACTTCATACTACACCTCCTATAAAAATTAATTTCATATAGCATATATATCTACATAGAGACAAAAGTAGAAGATTCTTTCTCTCTGTCAATAATCTTGATACCACCATCTACTTGGAGAACTGAAAGTATTTTGGCAACAGTTTCTAGAGATATATTTTCACCACTAAGTAAGTTTCGAATATATTCAGTAGATACACCCATCTTCTGTGCAAGATGATCTTCACTAACTCCTTTCTCTATCATAAATTGCTTCAGATAGTAAGTTAGATCTAGGACTAATCCGTAGTAGATATACTCTTCATCATACTTATATTTCTCTCTAAGTTCTCTTAAACTCATCTTTCTACCTCCTATGAATTATAAAAAAATTGTAGAGACCTCTATGTATTATTTTCTAGTAGAGATCTCTACTTATAGATGATTACAATAATATTTCTAGAGAGATAGTAATATCTTCTCTATCTCTTTAGATAATTTATTTACAAATGAAAAATCGTAGATGTTAATTTTCGAAACTTTTAGTAAGAGAGATATTATTGTCTCATCACCAAATTCATCTCTAACTCTCTTACTTGGTAACACTTTTAGTAGAGTATCTAGAGATTGAGTTAGTTTCTCATTTGCTATCTCGTCTATTTTGTTAATAATGTTCTCGAATTCTCTGATAAAAGATTCAACTTTCTCAATCTCTATCTCTGGTTCTATATCTAGAGATATAGAAGAAGAGATTGGTATAAACTTATTCTCAGATTGGAAACTTATAAGTAATTTTTTAGATGCAGTAGAGGAGTAACTGTTTTGCAGTATTATACCTAGAGAGTGGTTCTTATACTCTTTTACTTCTATAAATACTGAAGATACACCAACATTTGGATAAACTTTTACTAGTTTAGGATTAGTTTGAATTTGATAATTATTAAGAATTTCTGTGATATCTTTTAACAAGTTGTTAATTGGAAATGTATAATTTTTCCTGTAGAGATCGTATAATACATGGTTTTTATCATTCATCTCTACTACTACTCTATAATTATCAGTGAATACATATGATTCTTCTAGAACAAATACTGGTTGATAATATACAGAATACTCTGTACCTAAAATACTTTCTCTAAGTATAAACTGTTTTTGCGGTAGTTGTAAGAATGAAATTTTTACTTTCGGAGATTCTATTTTTGCTTCTTTCACCTCTACTCTCTCTGTTTGTTTCTTTTCTTTTTTCTCTTTATCACTAGAGATCACCTTACTTACAACTTTAGTATCTTCACCTTTAGAATCTGTTTTCTTATCTTCTAGATACTCTTCTAAATTGGTATCAGGGAGTAAAGATAGATACGCACCATTTAGTTCAATAAATTCTACCATTTTGTTCTTATCTTCTAAAGTAGCTGCTAACTTATCTGGTGGTGTT
This genomic interval carries:
- a CDS encoding helix-turn-helix transcriptional regulator; translated protein: MSLRELREKYKYDEEYIYYGLVLDLTYYLKQFMIEKGVSEDHLAQKMGVSTEYIRNLLSGENISLETVAKILSVLQVDGGIKIIDREKESSTFVSM